In the Tenuifilum sp. 4138str genome, GAATTGTAGAGTGATTAACCAGCGATACCATTGTGGCATGGGCAGCAATATAGCAAAGGATTGTGAGCAGCAGACTGATAGCCGAAATTATTCTATCGCCTAATAAGCCAATATTTACCCTGTAATTACTTAAGTTACGGAAAGCAAATGCTGCCACTACCAAAACTAACACTGAATTTATTAAGAAATCGCCAAGCGAGGGGTTATACCAGGTATGAGCGTAAAGTTCAGGATTAAAAATAGTTAGTGGAAGTATCCCCGGGAACGATGTTTTAAGACTAACTAGTCTAATAGCCACAATTGCAGCTATAAATATCATAACTTTTATTGCCGGGTGAATTTTTTTGAAATATTGGTTTAGCAAAAAGGCCAGCGAAACTAGAATCAAAACCAGCGAAATGTATCGTAAACCCGTTTTAAAGTTTTCTTTTAGGACAGTCCCTGTTTTGTCGGTTGGAACCAAGTAAAAGGGCTCAAAGTTTTTAGGCCTTATTGGAATGCAGTACGATTCCAATTGCTTTGATATGCTAAACCCTGAGAGTATATCAAAATCATTGGTGTAGCTGTTTACAAGATACTTATTTTGGTAAGGGTATTCGTTCGATACATGGATAAGAACCCTTGCGGATAGCGAAGAGTCGGCATTGTAGTTCCAGAATGAGATGTAGTAAGCGCTGTTCAGCTTCACCAGTTGAGCAATACCTGCTTTCTGTGGACTCTCCTGGGGATCGATATTTGTTGACCAAAAGCAGGTTTTCCCATTCTTTAGGATAAAAATCTCAAAACGGTCATCATCTGACAGTGAATTAATAAAGCCAAGGCATGTTTGAAACGATTTTGATGAGCAGGAACTATCAATTTTGTCCAACAGCATCTTCGATAGGTCAAATGCTTTTTGGGTTTTCCTCTCAAAGGTTTTTTCTATGGATTTTTTTTGAGCTGTTATGGGTTGTACGTAAGGGATTCTACTTAGTCCATACTCCGCAATAAATAGGAGTGCGAACATGATAGCAAGTAGGATTACTGGTATATAGCGTATTTTTTGTTTCATTACTTAAATATAGCAAAAATCGAGCCTAAATCAAGGATTATGGTAAGGTTCCCCCTTAATGATTGTGAAGGCCCTGTAAAGCTGTTCGGCAAATATCAATCTAATAAGTTGATGCGAAAAGGTCATAGGCGATACGGAGAGTTTTCCGTGACATGTGGTTTTTACCCGCTCATCGAAACCGTAGGGCCCACCAATAAAGAAAGCCATATCGCGTTGGCCGGAGTTCATACGTTTTTCAATTAGACCCGCAAACTCAACCGATGTATAAAGCTTTCCGTGCTCATCGAGCAGTATGCACTCCTGGTAGTTCTCCATCTCGGCAAGTATCATATCACCTTCCTTTTGCAGCTGCAGTTCAACCGGCATCGATTTGGTATTTTTTAGCTCAGGAAGGACTTTAAAGTCAAACCTGCAGTAACGGCTAAGCCGTTTTGTGTAATTATCGAACCCTTCGGCAATGTACTTTTCACTTGTCTTTCCTATTGCTACAAGAGTTATTTTCATTGGCAAAATGGTAAAAAATTTATGGTTTCCTGCTAACACAGAAACCATAAAATTATGTAAAACTTGATATAGTTGTTACAGGCTGTGCAAATGTTTACTGCTTGATGGGGGATAGGCGTGGGTTAAATGGCACAGTTTAGATGGCATTTTGTAAACATCGCAGAATGATAGTTGTGCAGGAATTATAAGATGGAAGACAAGAAGAAAACCTCATGTGTAACGTTTCTCGGCAAACGGTTCACGATTCAAGACTCACGTTTCATGTTTTTCTTCTTCATCGACACCAGGACGAAAACGGTATGGCTATTGCCTGTGGAAATCACCTTTTTGCGTTCTACGCGAACGTCGCGTAGCTCAGCCTTTACCACTTCAGTGGTAATGCTTTCGCCATCCTTGCTAAGGTACTTAACATGCCCAACTTGCCGGGCCAGCTGGATTTTTGCATCCATTGTTGCCTTTTTCTCGGCAACGTCAACAGTTGGGCCTGTAGCCGTACCAGCAGCATAAATCTTTCGGGCTGAGGTTGGGGGATTGTTGTACCAATCAGGTATCGATTCAATATCTATCTGAGCCATTGCCGTAGTGGCAAGCATCAACAAAACAAAGGTAATTAGTCGGTTCATGGTGCTTTGGTTTATCAACTTCAATTTATCATAAATCGTGCCAAGGCAAGCGGTGCTAATAAGCTTTTGCTAAAGCTATAGTCCATTGTTGAAAAAATGCTATTTTTGCGGTTCGATTTAGTTTACAACACAATATATGGATAGCACAAGAGAACTTTCGGCTAAGTACAACCCGGCTGAGGTTGAGGATAAGTGGTACAAGTACTGGATGGAAAAAGGATTTTTCCGTTCTACCCCCGATGAGCGCGAGCCCTACTGTATTGTTATACCCCCACCCAATGTAACCGGAGTGCTTCACATGGGACACATGCTTAACAATACCCTTCAGGATGTTCTGGTGCGTAGGGCACGAATGAAAGGGAAGAATGCATGCTGGGTTCCCGGAACCGATCATGCTTCAATTGCTACCGAGGCTAAGGTCGTGGCCAAATTGAAGGCCGAAGGGATAGAAAAATCGCAGCTTACCCGCGAAGAGTTCTTGAAACACGCCTGGGAGTGGAAGGAGAAGCATGGCGGTATAATCCTTGAGCAGCTAAAAAAGCTGGGCGCATCATGCGATTGGGAGCGAACCTGCTTTACCATGGACCCAACCCTATCGGACAGTGTTATCCATGTTTTTGTTGACCTATACCGTAAAGGCTATATTTACCGTGGCGTACGTATGGTAAACTGGGACCCGCAGGCTAAAACAGCCGTATCGGACGAGGAGGTTATATACCGTGAGGTAAATGGTAAACTTTACTACCTGAAATATAAAATTGACGGGGAGGATGGCTTTGTAACCATTGCTACCACTCGCCCCGAGACCATTCTGGGCGATACTGCCGTTTGTGTAAACCCCAACGACCCACGATATACACACCTAAAGGGAAAACACCTTTTGGTTCCGCTCATCAATCGGAGAGTGCCTGTTATTTTTGATGAGTACGTTGATATGGAGTTTGGTACAGGTGCGTTAAAGGTTACCCCGGCTCACGATATCAACGACTACATGCTTGGCGAAAAGTATAACCTTGAGGTTATTGATATATTCAACGACGATGGAACCCTCAACCAGTTAGCACAGCTTTACGTTGGGATGGACCGCTTTGAGGTGCGTAAGCAAATAGTTGTTGATCTGGAGAAAGCTGGCCATCTGGCTAAGGTTGAGGATTATGTAAACAAGGTTGGATTCAGCGAGCGTACCGATGCCGTTATTGAACCAAAACTCTCGATGCAGTGGTTCCTTAAAATGAAGGAGATTTCCAAACCTGCACTCGACGCTGTGGTTAACGGCGATATCAAGCTGCACCCCCCTAAGTTTGTGAATACCTACCGCCACTGGATGGAGAATGTTAAGGACTGGTGCTTATCGCGTCAGCTCTGGTGGGGACATCGTATACCTGCCTGGTACCTGCCACATGGTGGGTATGTGGTTGCTCACAATGAGCAGGAAGCGCTTGAAATTGCCCGTAAAGAGACAGGCAATGCAAGCCTTCAGCTATCGGATTTGCGCCAGGACGAGGATGTGCTTGACACCTGGTTCAGCTCCTGGCTTTGGCCAATATCGGTATTCAACGGTATTTTGGACCCCGAAAATCCCGATATCAGGTATTACTACCCTACTCACGACCTAATTACCGCACCGGAAATCCTTTTCTTCTGGGTTGCCCGCATGATAATTGCTGGTTACGAGTACCTGGGCGATAAACCTTTCCGCAACGTTTACCTTACCGGTATTGTTCGCGACCACCTGCGTCGTAAAATGAGCAAACAGCTTGGCAATTCACCTGATCCGCTCCACCTTATGGCCAAGTATGGTGCCGACGGTGTAAGGGTTGGAATGCTCCTTTGCTCACCCGCAGGAAACGATTTGCTCTTTGATGAGAGCCTAACTGAACAGGGACGTAACTTCTGTAATAAGGTTTGGAATGCTTTCCGTTTGGTAAAGGGTTGGCAGGTTGATGCTAATGCAACACAGCCCGATTCCTCTAAAACGGCCGTTGAGTGGTTCAACAATGTGCTAAACAAGGCCATTGAACAGTGCGACGATGACTTTGAGAAGTATCGCATATCGGAGGCCTTGATGAACCTCTACAAGCTATTCTGGGATGAGTTTTCGTCGTGGTACCTGGAGGCAATTAAACCAGCCTACGGACAGCCAATCGATGCAGCAACCTACCATGCAACCCTTGAAATCTTCGAGAAGATGTTGGCCCTGTTGCACCCATTCATGCCATTCATCACCGAGGAGTTATGGCAGCACCTGCGCAACCGTGCCGATGGTGAAAGCATTATGGTGAGCCAAATGCCCAAATCGACCGGGGTTGATGAGGAGTTAGTTAAAACCTTTGAGCGGGTTAAGGAAATTATTGCTGGTATCAGAAATATCCGTCAGGAGAAAAATATTGCTCCAAAAAAATTGCTTTCAGCATCGGTTCGTACCTCAAGTAAACTGCCCAAAGGGTTTGAGGAAATCATTATGAAGCTTGCTGGGCTCGATCAGCTAAGCTATACCGATGGAAAGATTGAAGGCGCAGCATCGTTCATGGTTGGGGTTGATGAGGTATATGTACCCCTCCAGGGTTTAGTTGATGTTGATGAGGAACGTCAGAAAATTCTGGCCGAGCTGGAGTACACAAGGGGATTCCTGGATAGCGTGCTGAAAAAGTTAAGCAATGAGCGATTTGTTAATAACGCCCCTGCAAATGTTGTTGAGCTTGAACGCAAAAAGCAAAGCGACGCCGAAACCAAAATTAAGGCGCTTGAGGAAAGGCTGAGAGAACTGAAGTAGTCTTGTAAGGCAGCAAGATTAGTTGCTCCATAAAAAGTACAAATAAGAACATAAATCGCATTCGAGCTGTTCCGAGTGCGATTTTTTTTGCCCCCGCGGATGTTTGCAAAACTATCATTTTGTCAACCTGATCCCCAATTATAAAGGGATAAGCTTTGCCGAG is a window encoding:
- the rlmH gene encoding 23S rRNA (pseudouridine(1915)-N(3))-methyltransferase RlmH, whose translation is MKITLVAIGKTSEKYIAEGFDNYTKRLSRYCRFDFKVLPELKNTKSMPVELQLQKEGDMILAEMENYQECILLDEHGKLYTSVEFAGLIEKRMNSGQRDMAFFIGGPYGFDERVKTTCHGKLSVSPMTFSHQLIRLIFAEQLYRAFTIIKGEPYHNP
- a CDS encoding valine--tRNA ligase, whose amino-acid sequence is MDSTRELSAKYNPAEVEDKWYKYWMEKGFFRSTPDEREPYCIVIPPPNVTGVLHMGHMLNNTLQDVLVRRARMKGKNACWVPGTDHASIATEAKVVAKLKAEGIEKSQLTREEFLKHAWEWKEKHGGIILEQLKKLGASCDWERTCFTMDPTLSDSVIHVFVDLYRKGYIYRGVRMVNWDPQAKTAVSDEEVIYREVNGKLYYLKYKIDGEDGFVTIATTRPETILGDTAVCVNPNDPRYTHLKGKHLLVPLINRRVPVIFDEYVDMEFGTGALKVTPAHDINDYMLGEKYNLEVIDIFNDDGTLNQLAQLYVGMDRFEVRKQIVVDLEKAGHLAKVEDYVNKVGFSERTDAVIEPKLSMQWFLKMKEISKPALDAVVNGDIKLHPPKFVNTYRHWMENVKDWCLSRQLWWGHRIPAWYLPHGGYVVAHNEQEALEIARKETGNASLQLSDLRQDEDVLDTWFSSWLWPISVFNGILDPENPDIRYYYPTHDLITAPEILFFWVARMIIAGYEYLGDKPFRNVYLTGIVRDHLRRKMSKQLGNSPDPLHLMAKYGADGVRVGMLLCSPAGNDLLFDESLTEQGRNFCNKVWNAFRLVKGWQVDANATQPDSSKTAVEWFNNVLNKAIEQCDDDFEKYRISEALMNLYKLFWDEFSSWYLEAIKPAYGQPIDAATYHATLEIFEKMLALLHPFMPFITEELWQHLRNRADGESIMVSQMPKSTGVDEELVKTFERVKEIIAGIRNIRQEKNIAPKKLLSASVRTSSKLPKGFEEIIMKLAGLDQLSYTDGKIEGAASFMVGVDEVYVPLQGLVDVDEERQKILAELEYTRGFLDSVLKKLSNERFVNNAPANVVELERKKQSDAETKIKALEERLRELK